The following coding sequences are from one uncultured Bacteroides sp. window:
- a CDS encoding O-antigen translocase, with protein sequence MEKLIMQPLLLIRKIGKADIVKVFSLTAISTLVRMLTGLISVKVVASIIGPLGVALLGQLNNFSSMVLTLSSGGINNGITKYIAEYKEDNDKMTTFLSTALRITIICSLFTGLLIILFNSFLSRVIMLSPDYNYVFVIFGFTILFYALNMMLVSIINGLKEFRKYVKISIAGSIIGLFFTLVFVFTLGLPGALISAVTFQSVLFFVTLWMVRKLPWFNWSFFREKLNIEVSKKYSRYTLMTIVTAATLPVSQILLRGYVISYISPIEAGWWEAMNRISGMYLMVITSSFSVYYLPRLSELSNNVELRHEIFKAYKVIIPMLIIGFTLIYVLRFFIIRVLFTPEFFPMEKLFIWQLLGDFFKILSWLLAFLMVAKSMTKAFVSTEIIFALTFVGMGFLFMHWNAVIGITQAYFINSVFYLLYMIFLFRKLLINKIFY encoded by the coding sequence ATGGAGAAATTAATCATGCAACCTCTTCTGCTAATTAGAAAAATAGGTAAGGCTGATATTGTGAAAGTTTTTTCTCTCACAGCAATATCTACTTTAGTAAGAATGTTAACAGGACTTATTAGTGTAAAAGTAGTTGCATCGATAATTGGTCCCTTAGGTGTTGCTTTACTTGGACAATTGAACAATTTTTCCTCTATGGTATTGACTTTATCTAGTGGTGGTATTAATAATGGCATCACTAAATATATTGCAGAATATAAAGAGGATAATGATAAGATGACAACTTTCTTGTCAACAGCACTTAGAATAACAATTATTTGTTCTTTGTTTACTGGCCTTTTAATTATTTTATTCAATTCATTTTTGAGTAGAGTAATTATGCTTTCCCCAGATTATAATTATGTTTTTGTTATTTTTGGCTTTACTATTCTATTTTATGCACTAAATATGATGTTGGTGTCAATTATTAACGGCTTAAAGGAATTTAGGAAGTATGTAAAAATAAGTATTGCAGGAAGTATTATAGGTTTATTTTTTACCCTTGTTTTTGTTTTTACATTAGGACTACCTGGTGCTCTAATTAGTGCTGTAACATTTCAAAGTGTATTGTTTTTTGTAACTTTATGGATGGTTCGAAAGTTACCTTGGTTTAATTGGAGTTTTTTTAGAGAAAAGTTGAATATAGAAGTATCGAAAAAGTATTCTCGTTATACTTTGATGACAATAGTAACAGCTGCGACTCTTCCTGTCTCACAGATTTTGCTTCGTGGATATGTTATATCATATATATCTCCTATTGAAGCTGGTTGGTGGGAAGCAATGAATCGTATATCAGGAATGTATTTAATGGTTATTACTTCATCTTTTAGCGTTTATTATCTTCCTAGATTATCTGAATTATCAAATAATGTGGAACTACGTCATGAAATATTTAAAGCTTATAAAGTAATAATACCTATGTTAATAATAGGCTTCACATTAATTTATGTACTTCGTTTTTTTATAATTCGTGTGTTGTTTACTCCTGAATTTTTCCCAATGGAGAAATTGTTTATTTGGCAATTATTAGGCGATTTCTTCAAAATTCTTAGCTGGTTATTAGCATTTTTGATGGTTGCTAAATCAATGACAAAAGCATTTGTTTCAACTGAAATAATATTTGCTTTAACATTTGTAGGGATGGGCTTTTTGTTTATGCATTGGAATGCTGTTATTGGAATTACTCAAGCTTATTTTATTAATTCTGTGTTCTATTTATTATATATGATATTTTTATTTAGAAAATTATTGATTAATAAAATATTCTATTAA